The following is a genomic window from Spirosoma foliorum.
TTGGTAGGTGTCATCTTTAGCCCGGGTCAAAATAGGCTCCACGAATTTGCGGAGTTCTTTCGCCTTCGCTACCGTCGTCTCAATGCGCTTGTGCAGGATGAGCGACGAGGCCATGTTCTGCAACATCGCTTCGCGGTGCGAGTGCGTCCGGCTTAGGTGATTATCTTTTTTACCGTGTCTCATTATCTTGTGAGGTTTACGGTTTTCGGTTTACAATTTACGGCCGACTGATGCAGATAGAAATCGCTTCGCGCCACCGTAAACCAAAAACCGTAAACCGACTTAATCTTCGTCTAATCTGTACTTAGCGACGTCCATACCGAACGTCAGGTTCTTTTCAGCAACTAATTGCTCAAGCTCCGTTAGAGACTTCTTACCGAAGTTACGGAACTTCATCATGTCTGAAATCTCTAACCGAACGAGGTCACCCAGCGTCCGTACATCAGCCGACTTAAGACAGTTGTAAGCACGTACCGACAGATCGAGGTCAGCCAGCGACGTTTTCAGAAGTTTCCGCATGTGCAGTACTTCTTCGTCTACTACATTTTCCTCTTCTGGCTTAGCCGTTTCGAACGTCATCGTTTGATCTGAGAACAGCATGAAGTGCTGAATCAGGATATAAGCTGCACCTTTTAGAGCCTCTTCAGGGTGGATAGAACCATCCGTTTCGATATCTAATAATAGCCGCTCATAGTCCGTTTTCTGCTCAACCCGCGTGTTTTCAACGCTATATTTCACGTTTTTGATTGGCGTGTAAATAGCATCGAATGGGGATATGACCAAACGGAAGTTCGTTTGCACGTGGTTCATCAGCCGGAACATAGCCACGACCTTTTTCCACGAAAATTTCCATCTCTAAATCTCGGGTATCGTCGATGTGACAGATTTCCAGTTCAGGGTTCAACACCTCGAACGATGGCGAGAATTTAGATATATCACCGGCTTTGAGGACCGATTGTTTCTTTATGTTGACGGTGATCTTGTTGTCGACCATGTCATTGATCTTCTTGAATCGAACCATTTTCAGGTTCAGAATAATCTCTGTCACGTCTTCAACAACGCCCTCGATAGAAGAAAACTCGTGCAACACACCTGGAAATTTTACGCTGGTGATGGCGTACCCTTCCAGTGATGACAGCAAAATGCGACGTAGCGCATTGCCGATTGTTACACCGTATCCTTTTTCAAGGGGTTTGAATTCAAACACCCCGTGAAAGTCGTCAGCTTTCTCCACTACGACTTTGTCGGGCATTTGGAACGCTAAAATTGACATACGTTTCGTATTTTACAGCAGTTCTCTGCCTTGGCGTGAAGACTGAAATGGTACGGTTTTCAGTACTTCGGTTTTAGAACTTTACTGGCCGAATGACCAGCTTTCAACTAAAACCAATCAACCTAAACCGTAACTTATTTATACAAAATCCAGCAGAACCCAGGATGAGTTCTGCTAGTAAGCTTACTTCGAATACAATTCGACGATTGCCTGCTCGTTGAAATTCTCAGGGATCTGATCACGCTCAGGGTAGCTAATGAACTTACCCGTTAATTGTTGTGCATCCCATTCAACCCAGTTATAACGCTTCGTATTACGGGCAGCTACACTTGTTGAAACAGCTTCGAGTGATTTCGACTTCTCACGAACACCGATCAATTGACCAGGTTTCAGTGAATAAGAAGGAATGTTAACCACTTCGCCATCAACAACGATATGTTTGTGAGACACCAACTGACGAGCAGCCCGGCGTGAAGAAGCGATACCCAAGCGATAAACCGTGTTATCTAAGCGGGCTTCGCATAATTTGAGCAGGTTTTCACCTGTGATACCCTCGCGAACCTGTGCCCGGTGGAACAGTGCACGGAACTGACGCTCCAGGATACCATACGTGTATTTTACTTTCTGCTTTTCCAGCAATTGGAGTGCATATTCGGACTGTTTCCGTTTGCGACCCCGACCGTGCATACCCGGTCCGTAATTTTTTTTCTGAAGCGCTTTGCTCGGGCCCATGATGGGTTCACCGAACTTGCGCGAGATTTTGGCTTTTGGCCCAATGTAACGTGCCATTCTTCAATGAATGAATAATTGTGAAACAATGGACAGACACAACTAAATGTCGCCTGCCCCTATTCATGCCATCCGTAAATTATACGCGACGACGTTTTGGCGGCCGGCACCCATTGTGCGGCAGCGGGGTAATATCACGAATCGTTGTTACTTCGATACCTGAATTCTGAATGGTACGGATAGCCGATTCACGACCTGATCCTGGACCTTTCACGAATACTTCTGCTTTGCGCATACCCAGATCGTGGGCAACGACAGCACAGTTTTGAGCGGCTGTTTGAGCAGCATAAGGGGTGTTTTTCTTTGAGCCACGGAAGCCCATTTTACCCGCAGATGCCCAGGAGATAACCTGGCCGTTCATGTTGGTGATCGAAATGATGATGTTGTTAAACGTAGCCCGGATGTGCACCTGACCAACGGGTTCAACAACTACCACCCGCTTTTTCGCTTTGTCTTTGCGTTTTGCTTGAGCCATTGTTTGTAGGTAATCGTCAATGTGTCACCGGGAATCATTACTTGCCAATCAGTTAAGAATGACTTCAAATGCTCCGTATGACGATGAGCGACCGATTAATTATTTAG
Proteins encoded in this region:
- the rpsD gene encoding 30S ribosomal protein S4, with product MARYIGPKAKISRKFGEPIMGPSKALQKKNYGPGMHGRGRKRKQSEYALQLLEKQKVKYTYGILERQFRALFHRAQVREGITGENLLKLCEARLDNTVYRLGIASSRRAARQLVSHKHIVVDGEVVNIPSYSLKPGQLIGVREKSKSLEAVSTSVAARNTKRYNWVEWDAQQLTGKFISYPERDQIPENFNEQAIVELYSK
- the rpsK gene encoding 30S ribosomal protein S11, with product MAQAKRKDKAKKRVVVVEPVGQVHIRATFNNIIISITNMNGQVISWASAGKMGFRGSKKNTPYAAQTAAQNCAVVAHDLGMRKAEVFVKGPGSGRESAIRTIQNSGIEVTTIRDITPLPHNGCRPPKRRRV